A window from Brachionichthys hirsutus isolate HB-005 chromosome 4, CSIRO-AGI_Bhir_v1, whole genome shotgun sequence encodes these proteins:
- the asphd2 gene encoding aspartate beta-hydroxylase domain-containing protein 2, producing the protein MEWSLENARGLVAGGMQSVRECEVCAVAIAACVLLLFVWYCYRVGREHGSSPLRGRYLAGSGRIGGVVGGFMSPECRGRGKGKPGAAPEEQNGFAFCQSPECFRCASAGESLNQRLYHSLQDYAKRYTWSGMGRVHKGVRDQGRYLNGRPTIQRPEVFFLPDLPSAPFFSREVQRHDVELLEQSFPALLAEFQSIYQQPPARGAGSSLPPGWQANGTPRGQWWTYYLVNQGTPLVLNVRRCPRAWRVLGQLRTFIANNVFGNACFSVLTPGALITEHYGPTNVRLRCHLGLRVPPSCELVVGGEPQCWSEGSCLLFDDSFLHRAFHEGGAEDGPRVVFMVDLWHPNVAAAERQALDYIFTPGRLEDKEGK; encoded by the exons ATGGAGTGGTCGCTGGAGAACGCGCGGGGGCTGGTGGCGGGGGGGATGCAGTCCGTCAGGGAGTGCGAGGTCTGCGCCGTCGCCATCGCCGCGTGCGTCCTGCTGCTGTTCGTGTGGTACTGTTACCGGGTGGGCCGGGAGCACGGCTCCAGCCCGCTGCGGGGGCGGTACCTGGCGGGCTCCGGGCGGATCGGTGGGGTGGTGGGGGGCTTCATGAGCCCGGAGTGCCGCGGCAGAGGCAAAGGGAAGCCCGGCGCGGCGCCCGAGGAGCAGAACGGATTCGCCTTCTGCCAGTCGCCGGAGTGCTTCCGATGCGCCAGCGCCGGCGAGAGCCTGAACCAGCGGCTCTACCACAGCCTGCAGGACTACGCCAAGCGCTACACCTGGTCCGGTATGGGCCGCGTGCACAAAGGCGTCCGCGACCAGGGCCGCTACCTGAACGGCCGGCCCACCATCCAGCGGCCGGAGGTCTTCTTCCTGCCGGACCTGCCGTCGGCGCCGTTCTTCTCCCGGGAGGTCCAGAGGCACGacgtggagctgctggagcagagcTTCCCCGCCCTCCTGGCCGAGTTCCAGAGCATCTACCAGCAGCCCCCGGCCCGCGGCGCCGGCTCCTCCCTCCCGCCGGGCTGGCAGGCCAACGGCACCCCCCGCGGGCAGTGGTGGACCTACTACCTGGTGAACCAGGGCACCCCGCTGGTCCTGAACGTGAGGAGGTGTCCGCGGGCCTGGAGGGTTCTGGGCCAGCTGCGCACCTTCATCGCCAACAACGTGTTTGGGAACGCCTGCTTCTCCGTGCTGACGCCCGGCGCGCTGATCACCGAGCATTACGGCCCGACCAACGTGAGGCTGCGCTGCCACCTGG GTCTCCGGGTGCCCCCGTCCTGTGAGCTGGTGGTCGGTGGCGAGCCCCAGTGCTGGTCCGAGGGCAGCTGTCTGCTGTTCGACGACTCCTTCCTCCACCGGGCCTTCCACGAGG GCGGCGCAGAGGACGGCCCCAGGGTGGTCTTCATGGTCGACCTCTGGCACCCCAACGTGGCCGCCGCCGAGAGACAAGCGCTGGACTACATTTTTACTCCCGGCCGCCTCGAGGACAAGGAAGGGAAATAG
- the ggt5a gene encoding gamma-glutamyltransferase 5a, which translates to MVIIIHARACACYAATLLICVVALTAWLAVLVRCPKGSFHRGAVAADTGTCSRIGRDALQRGGSAVDGAIAALLCTSILNPQSMGIGGGSIFTIMDSSGQVKIISSRETVPRRVKPGLLKACPKTFQLMSGSEWIGVPGELRGYQEAHRLYGRLPWATLFQPTIQLARDGIPVPYILGRYIPDSDTNQTQPLKKLFSDENGNLLKTGDIVRFEKLADTLEIIAEEGPDAFYTGRIAEDLIRDIQEAGGTLTMQDLADGHASVMEAWSVPLGDYQMYFPPPPAGGVLLGFILSILKGFDLNPAALRGEQKIQTFHRYVEALKFANGFTKHIRDPKFHPQEMIEKLKEERFAGHIRSLILNRTHDSQYYNVTPLVDGVGTTHTSVLAEDGSAVSVTSSINHIFGSKVFSPRTGVILNNQLSDFCMRADDITTGERPPSSMLPTVMTSPSKTLVIGASGAGMITTAVASTIVNNIWFGKSLKESIDAPVVYVDSQNLVAFEPDFDEDIILGLKALGHQHKSVHIFRNVVNAVEKTGGCICAVSDPRKRGEAAGY; encoded by the exons ATGGTGATAATTATTCACGCGCGGGCGTGCGCGTGTTACGCTGCCACGCTGCTGATCTGCGTGGTCGCTCTAACTGCGTGGCTCGCGGTTCTGGTTCGGTGTCCTAAAGGTTCGTTCCACAGAGGCGCCGTGGCCGCGGACACCGGGACGTGTTCCCGGATCGGACG CGACGCCCTTCAGAGAGGAGGCTCAGCTGTAGATGGCGCCATCGCTGCGCTGCTCTGCACCTCCATCCTGAACCCCCAGAGCATGGGCATCGGAGGCGGGTCCATTTTCACCATAATGGACAGCTCAG GTCAAGTGAAAATCATCAGCTCCAGGGAGACGGTTCCCCGGAGGGTGAAGCCCGGCCTGCTGAAGGCCTGTCCCAAGACCTTCCAGCTGATGTCAG GTAGTGAGTGGATCGGAGTCCCAGGTGAACTCCGGGGTTACCAAGAGGCACACAGGCTCTATGGGAGGTTGCCATGGGCGACGCTCTTCCAGCCGACCATCCAACTGGCCAGAGACGGGATTCCTGTCCCTTACATCCTGGGCCGGTACATCCCGGACTCGGATACCAACCAGACCCAGCCTCTGAA AAAGCTCTTTTCAGACGAGAACGGGAACTTACTGAAGACCGGTGACATCGTGAGGTTTGAGAAGCTGGCCGACACTTTGGAGATCATCGCCGAGGAAGGCCCGGATGCGTTTTACACCGGGAGGATAGCAGAGGATTTAATCCGAGACATCCAGGAGGCAG GAGGAACGCTCACCATGCAGGACCTGGCAGACGGCCACGCCTCCGTCATGGAGGCCTGGTCCGTTCCTCTCGGAGACTACCAGATGTACTTCCCCCCTCCGCCTGCAGGAGGCGTCCTCCTCGGCTTCATCCTGAGCATCCTGAAAG GATTCGACCTGAACCCGGCGGCTCTGAGAGGCGAACAGAAGATCCAGACTTTTCATCGATACGTCGAAGCTTTGAAGTTCGCCAATGGATTCACAAAACACATCCGTGACCCAAAGTTCCACCCACAGGAA ATGATCGAGAAGCTTAAAGAGGAACGCTTTGCCGGCCACATCCGGAGCTTGATCCTGAACCGGACTCACGATTCCCAGTACTACAACGTCACGCCGCTGGTGGACGGCGTGGGAACCACGCACACGTCGGTGCTGGCCGAGGACGGCTCGGCCGTGTCGGTCACCAGCTCCATCAACCACAT TTTTGGCTCAAAGGTTTTCTCCCCGAGAACCGGAGTCATCCTCAACAATCAGCTGAGCGACTTCTGCATGCGGGCCGATGACATCACAACTG GAGAgcgtcctccgtcctccatGCTCCCCACCGTGATGACGTCTCCGTCAAAGACTCTGGTGATTGGCGCGTCTGGGGCGGGAATGATCACCACCGCAGTGGCCTCG aCGATCGTGAACAACATCTGGTTTGGAAAGAGCCTGAAGGAGTCGATCGACGCTCCCGTCGTCTACGTTGACTCTCAGAACCTGGTCGCGTTCGAACCCGACTTCGATGAG GACATCATCCTGGGTCTCAAAGCTCTCGGACACCAACACAAAAGCGTGCATATTTTCCGGAACGTGGTGAACGCCGTGGAGAAGACGGGCGGCTGCATCTGCGCCGTGTCTGATCCCAGGAAACGGGGCGAGGCGGCCGGCTACTGA
- the lrrc75ba gene encoding leucine-rich repeat-containing protein 75B, translated as MGSRLSRQRSLDDAARGGHRGGSLFALMLKQDGLPGMLRRTNHSPYTRRVAWIKEIRKLLRDRRTEQAGEVLKLLRRDLGLEGTSLNDILYKNAAFLNLVDPISHELLLGLAREMQCPKKDADTVKSSDKICRQLIYHLTPHSKWLRQSMTRQKSQACFKTTLQKKLSSDSVDLSGIPLSSRDVRQVAFYLQNNRDSVVAVDVSFTELQDDNLRALLPLLASLPKLGTLALNGNRLTLGILKDLTEMLKDPKMFSSLAWIDLGNNVDIFTMPQPLLVALRRRCSLKSSLPTIYEYTEGQPCSYHLETSMEEPSLCEEDEEDEVEVEQLSKDFTLHYCER; from the exons ATGGGCTCCAGGCTCAGCAGGCAGCGCAGCCTGGACGACGCGGCGCGGGGGGGCCACCGGGGGGGCTCTCTGTTCGCGCTGATGCTGAAGCAGGACGGCCTGCCCGGGATGCTGCGCAGGACCAATCACAGCCCGTACACGCGGCGCGTGGCGTGGATCAAAGAGATCCGGAAGCTGCTGCGGGACCGCAGGACGGAGCAGGCGGGGGAGGTGCTCAAATTACTGAGGAGG GATCTCGGTCTGGAGGGAACCTCCCTCAATGACATCTTGTACAAAAACGCCGCCTTCCTCAACCTGGTGGACCCGATCTCCCACGAGCTGCTGCTCGGTCTGGCCCGAGAGATGCAGTGTCCCAAgaag GACGCCGACACCGTGAAGTCGTCGGATAAGATCTGCAGGCAGCTGATCTACCACCTGACGCCGCACTCCAAGTGGCTGAGGCAGAGCATGACCCGGCAGAAGTCCCAGGCCTG TTTCAAGACGACCCTCCAGAAGAAGCTGTCCAGCGACTCGGTGGACCTGTCCGGCATCCCCCTGTCCTCCCGAGATGTCCGTCAGGTCGCCTTCTACCTCCAGAACAACAGAGACAGCGTTGTGGCCGTGGACGTCAGCTTCACCGAACTCCAGGACGACAACCTGAGggctctcctccctctcctcgccTCGCTGCCCAAACTGGGCACCCTGGCTCTGAACGGGAACCGCCTCACCCTGGGTATCCTCAAAGACCTCACAGAGATGCTCAAGGACCCCAAGATGTTCTCCAGCCTGGCCTGGATTGACCTGGGCAACAACGTGGACATCTTCACCATGCCTCAGCCGCTGCTGGTCGCCTTACGCCGGCGCTGCAGCCTGAAGAGCAGTTTGCCGACTATCTACGAGTACACGGAGGGCCAGCCCTGCTCCTACCACCTGGAGACGTCTATGGAGGAGCCCAGCCTCtgcgaggaggacgaggaggacgaggtggaggtggagcagctctccaaagacttcaCCCTTCACTACTGTGAGAGGTGA